Proteins found in one Haloferax litoreum genomic segment:
- the nuoK gene encoding NADH-quinone oxidoreductase subunit NuoK, producing the protein MVPGQYYLLLSAAVFCIGLFGLLTRRNALLFLMSVELMLNAANINLVAFSYYWGNVTGQTFGLFTMALAAAEVAVGIGIILVLYRNFDDVDVTKATTMRW; encoded by the coding sequence ATGGTACCCGGACAGTACTACCTCCTCCTGTCGGCCGCGGTGTTCTGTATCGGCCTCTTCGGCCTGCTCACCCGGCGCAACGCGCTGTTGTTCCTGATGTCGGTCGAGCTGATGCTGAACGCGGCCAACATCAACCTCGTCGCGTTCTCCTACTACTGGGGCAACGTGACGGGCCAGACGTTCGGTCTCTTCACGATGGCACTCGCCGCCGCCGAAGTCGCGGTCGGTATCGGTATCATCCTGGTGCTGTACCGCAACTTCGACGACGTGGACGTCACGAAGGCAACAACGATGAGGTGGTAA
- a CDS encoding NADH-quinone oxidoreductase subunit J family protein encodes MTTKPQLKLGSHLVPGLAAVALFVVMAVVFLGASFPNPQGFAEGANLTASIGYTMFNLDFGSVAGESMLIAFEIIDLVLVAALVGSVLLARREGEGGQMRTILTDGGRELKRTLFDDEEGDR; translated from the coding sequence ATGACCACGAAACCGCAGTTGAAGCTCGGTTCGCACCTCGTGCCGGGACTCGCTGCCGTCGCGCTGTTTGTCGTGATGGCAGTCGTGTTCCTCGGTGCGTCGTTCCCGAACCCACAGGGATTCGCAGAGGGCGCTAATCTGACCGCGAGCATCGGCTATACGATGTTCAACTTGGACTTCGGCAGCGTCGCAGGCGAGAGCATGCTCATCGCGTTCGAGATTATCGACCTCGTGCTCGTCGCCGCGCTCGTCGGCTCCGTCCTCCTCGCTCGCCGCGAGGGTGAAGGCGGCCAGATGCGCACCATCCTGACCGACGGCGGTCGCGAACTCAAGCGCACGTTGTTCGACGACGAGGAGGGTGACCGGTAA
- a CDS encoding NADH-quinone oxidoreductase subunit J, which translates to MVYETIAFALFALITVGCSLGVVLVRDIWHSALLLGGALLSVAVHYVMLQAEFLAAMQILVYVGGVLILITFAVMLTRINPEVSST; encoded by the coding sequence ATGGTTTATGAAACCATCGCGTTCGCGCTGTTCGCCCTCATCACCGTGGGCTGCAGCCTGGGCGTCGTCCTCGTGCGGGACATCTGGCATTCCGCACTCCTGCTCGGGGGCGCGCTCTTGAGCGTCGCGGTGCACTACGTGATGTTGCAGGCGGAGTTCCTCGCCGCCATGCAAATCCTCGTCTACGTCGGCGGGGTGCTGATTCTCATCACGTTCGCCGTGATGCTGACGCGTATCAATCCGGAGGTGAGTAGCACATGA
- a CDS encoding NuoI/complex I 23 kDa subunit family protein, producing the protein MIGILKGMAVTLKHALDGQTFTVEYPEEAPEVSPRFRGVHKFSQERCIWCRQCENVCPNDTIQIVQDDKRNGEQYNLHIGQCIYCRLCEEVCPVDAILLTQNFEFTADTKNDFVYNKEQLKNVPWYKDIDPLNSRNPDRNAWIGEGEGEVDYQ; encoded by the coding sequence ATGATTGGAATCCTCAAGGGCATGGCAGTGACGTTGAAGCACGCACTCGACGGCCAGACGTTCACGGTCGAGTACCCCGAAGAAGCGCCCGAAGTCAGTCCGCGCTTCCGTGGTGTCCACAAGTTCAGCCAAGAGCGCTGTATCTGGTGCCGTCAGTGTGAGAACGTCTGTCCGAACGACACGATTCAGATCGTTCAGGACGACAAGCGCAACGGCGAGCAGTACAACCTGCACATCGGCCAGTGTATCTACTGCCGACTGTGTGAGGAAGTCTGCCCCGTCGACGCGATTCTGCTCACGCAGAACTTCGAGTTCACTGCTGACACCAAGAACGACTTCGTCTACAACAAAGAACAGCTCAAGAACGTCCCGTGGTACAAGGATATCGACCCGCTCAACTCTCGCAACCCCGACCGCAACGCGTGGATTGGCGAAGGCGAAGGAGAGGTCGACTATCAGTAA
- a CDS encoding complex I subunit 1/NuoH family protein, whose translation MSLQVTLPDTISGLLGLEGILGDVVGGLIGAFIVANIMLITTAIAGPWAKRKITAAFGDRIAVNRIGPFGLLVIIPDAVRLMSKELIVPEGVDRPAWDIAPMIIPFSALLGFAVIPMGSGIQLADPETGLAFAFAAASIASLGLVMTGYASNNKFSLIGALRAVAANIAYEIPLVITAASVVIFAGSLRMSEIVAVQAEPLISVAGVAIPTWFAFVNPFAFALFIIANLAEIGRNPFDIPEAPTEIVAGYQTEYSSIYFVLIYLGEFIHIFLGGAIAATLFLGGPAGPVLPGFVWFVIKIWAFFLFTQWARSAVPRLRVDQFLEIGWKGMLVLSFANLVLTAIIVGVIA comes from the coding sequence ATGAGTCTGCAAGTCACCCTTCCAGACACCATCAGCGGCCTCCTCGGCCTCGAAGGCATCCTCGGCGACGTCGTCGGGGGGCTGATTGGCGCGTTCATCGTCGCCAACATCATGCTCATCACGACGGCAATCGCCGGCCCGTGGGCGAAGCGGAAGATTACGGCCGCGTTCGGTGACCGTATCGCGGTCAACCGTATCGGACCGTTCGGGTTACTCGTCATCATCCCGGACGCCGTCCGCCTGATGTCGAAGGAACTCATCGTTCCCGAAGGCGTCGACCGTCCCGCGTGGGACATCGCGCCCATGATTATCCCCTTCTCTGCGTTGCTCGGATTCGCCGTCATCCCGATGGGTAGCGGCATTCAACTCGCCGACCCCGAGACTGGCCTCGCGTTCGCCTTCGCGGCGGCGTCGATTGCGTCGCTCGGTCTCGTGATGACCGGCTACGCGTCGAACAACAAGTTCTCGCTCATCGGTGCACTCCGCGCCGTCGCAGCGAACATCGCCTACGAGATTCCGCTCGTCATCACCGCGGCATCCGTCGTCATCTTCGCCGGGTCGCTTCGGATGAGCGAAATCGTCGCCGTGCAGGCAGAACCGCTCATCTCTGTCGCCGGCGTGGCGATTCCGACGTGGTTCGCGTTCGTCAACCCGTTCGCGTTCGCACTGTTCATCATCGCGAACCTCGCAGAGATTGGCCGCAACCCGTTCGACATCCCCGAAGCGCCGACCGAGATTGTCGCCGGATACCAGACGGAGTACTCCTCTATCTACTTCGTCCTCATCTACCTCGGTGAGTTCATCCACATCTTCCTCGGTGGCGCTATCGCGGCGACGCTGTTCCTCGGCGGCCCAGCAGGTCCGGTCCTGCCCGGGTTCGTCTGGTTCGTCATCAAAATCTGGGCGTTCTTCCTGTTCACCCAGTGGGCGCGTTCCGCAGTGCCGCGCCTTCGCGTCGACCAGTTCCTCGAAATCGGTTGGAAAGGCATGCTCGTCTTGTCCTTCGCCAACCTGGTTCTCACGGCCATCATCGTGGGGGTGATTGCATGA
- a CDS encoding NADH-quinone oxidoreductase subunit D gives MSLEEAEPQEGAVAERSRGDELAELLGDLVLSREEHMNAPGFVIRPDQVQETLFKLRDEAGFDHLSCVTAQEYEDRYESIYHLTKYDDRTDEVSVVVPTSKDDPVSQSAEPVFRTADWHEREAYDLVGIRYEDHPDLRRILLPETWQGHPLGLDYDQDRPQIATLTEHANPLEKDTRGDEGNTMYINIGPHHPATHGVLHVETVVDGEQVVDLEPDIGYLHRCEEQICQQGTYRHQIMPYPDRWDYISAGLLNEWAYARAAEDLADIEVPEYAQIIRTMGSELCRIASHMIALGTFALDVYGDFTAIFMYAMRDREIVQNILEDLTGQRMMFNYFRLGGVVWDLPEPREEFFEKIRDFIDDLPEALEEYHDMITSNEILQARTVGTGVLPPEVAKSYGATGPVARGSGIDYDLRRDDSYGYYDELDWDVVVEDGCDNFSRLLVRMREVEESAKIIQQCVDLLEDWPEDERNIQANVPRTLKPDEDTEIYRAVEGAKGELGIYMRADGTDKPARFKIRSPCFSNLQTLPEMSEGEYIPDMIASLGSLDIVLGEVDR, from the coding sequence ATGAGCTTGGAAGAAGCAGAACCCCAGGAAGGAGCGGTTGCAGAGCGCTCCCGCGGAGACGAACTCGCCGAGTTACTCGGTGACCTCGTCCTGTCCCGCGAAGAGCACATGAACGCACCGGGCTTCGTCATTCGCCCAGACCAGGTCCAAGAGACGCTGTTCAAACTCCGCGACGAGGCGGGATTCGACCACCTCTCGTGTGTGACCGCACAGGAGTACGAGGACCGCTACGAGTCCATCTACCACCTGACGAAGTACGACGACCGAACCGACGAAGTGAGTGTCGTCGTCCCCACGTCGAAGGACGACCCGGTCAGCCAGTCCGCAGAACCCGTGTTCCGCACGGCCGACTGGCACGAGCGTGAAGCGTACGACCTCGTCGGTATCCGGTACGAGGACCACCCGGACCTCCGCCGCATCCTCCTCCCCGAGACGTGGCAAGGGCACCCGCTGGGCCTCGACTACGACCAGGACCGACCGCAGATTGCGACCCTCACCGAGCACGCGAACCCGCTCGAGAAGGACACGCGCGGCGACGAGGGCAACACGATGTACATCAACATCGGGCCGCACCACCCGGCGACCCACGGCGTCCTGCACGTCGAGACGGTCGTCGACGGTGAGCAGGTCGTCGACCTCGAACCCGACATCGGCTACCTGCACCGCTGCGAAGAGCAAATCTGCCAGCAGGGAACCTACCGCCACCAGATTATGCCGTACCCCGACCGCTGGGACTACATCTCGGCGGGCCTCCTGAACGAGTGGGCCTACGCCCGCGCCGCGGAGGACCTCGCGGACATCGAGGTGCCGGAGTACGCGCAGATTATCCGGACGATGGGGTCCGAACTGTGCCGCATCGCGTCGCACATGATTGCGCTCGGCACGTTCGCGCTCGACGTCTACGGCGACTTCACGGCTATCTTCATGTACGCCATGCGGGACCGTGAAATCGTTCAGAACATCCTCGAAGACCTCACCGGGCAGCGGATGATGTTCAACTACTTCCGTCTCGGTGGCGTCGTCTGGGACCTTCCCGAACCGCGCGAGGAGTTCTTCGAGAAGATTCGTGACTTCATCGACGACCTGCCGGAGGCACTCGAGGAGTACCACGACATGATCACCTCGAACGAGATTCTTCAGGCGCGTACGGTCGGGACTGGCGTCCTGCCGCCGGAAGTCGCCAAGTCCTACGGCGCGACCGGACCGGTCGCTCGTGGGTCTGGCATCGACTACGACCTCCGCCGCGACGACTCCTACGGCTACTACGACGAACTCGACTGGGACGTCGTCGTCGAAGACGGTTGCGACAACTTCTCGCGCCTGCTCGTGCGTATGCGCGAGGTGGAGGAGTCGGCCAAGATTATCCAGCAGTGTGTCGACCTGCTCGAAGATTGGCCAGAGGACGAACGGAACATCCAGGCGAACGTTCCGCGTACCCTCAAGCCGGACGAGGACACCGAAATCTACCGCGCCGTCGAAGGTGCGAAGGGTGAACTCGGCATCTACATGCGCGCCGACGGCACCGACAAGCCAGCGCGCTTCAAAATTCGCAGTCCGTGCTTCTCGAACCTACAGACGCTCCCCGAGATGTCCGAAGGTGAGTACATCCCGGACATGATCGCATCGCTCGGGAGCCTCGACATCGTTCTCGGCGAGGTGGACCGTTGA
- a CDS encoding NADH-quinone oxidoreductase subunit B: protein MSSEQKPFVTDDTQVQTETRDARMAGADDRFNSKLREAFGSSPFILTKFDKFMNWVRGSSMFMLQFGIACCSIEMMHTYAVKHDLDRFAAGVPRASPRQADVIIVPGTIVSKFAPRMKRVYDQMPEPKFVVGMGSCTISGGPFQEGYNVIKGAEEVIPVDIHIPGCPPRPEALVYGIAKLQERIANGESSPVTVKPYELEQFGDLPRDEIVDKLAEQIDEDDLVMRYNWADSP, encoded by the coding sequence ATGAGTAGCGAACAAAAACCATTCGTCACGGACGATACACAGGTACAGACCGAGACCCGCGACGCCCGCATGGCGGGCGCGGACGACCGGTTCAACTCGAAGCTTCGGGAGGCGTTCGGTTCGTCGCCGTTCATCCTCACCAAGTTCGACAAGTTCATGAACTGGGTCCGTGGGTCCTCGATGTTCATGCTGCAGTTCGGTATCGCGTGCTGCAGTATCGAGATGATGCACACGTACGCGGTCAAACACGACCTTGACCGCTTCGCGGCCGGTGTCCCGCGTGCATCCCCGCGTCAGGCGGACGTCATCATCGTTCCCGGGACGATCGTTTCGAAGTTCGCCCCGCGGATGAAGCGCGTGTACGACCAGATGCCCGAACCGAAGTTCGTCGTCGGCATGGGGTCGTGCACCATCTCGGGTGGCCCGTTCCAGGAGGGCTACAACGTCATCAAGGGCGCAGAAGAGGTCATCCCGGTGGACATCCACATCCCCGGTTGCCCGCCGCGCCCGGAGGCGCTCGTCTACGGTATCGCGAAACTCCAAGAGCGCATCGCGAACGGCGAGTCCAGTCCCGTCACGGTCAAGCCGTACGAACTGGAGCAGTTCGGCGACCTTCCACGCGACGAAATCGTCGACAAACTCGCCGAACAGATAGACGAAGACGACCTCGTCATGCGCTACAACTGGGCTGATTCGCCATGA
- a CDS encoding NADH-quinone oxidoreductase subunit A, producing MSDWIAIGAMGVVAVGLPLVMMAMSAMLRPSVPEQGKSATYESGEVPTGTARVQFNIQYYMVALLFVVFDIETVLIFPWTVIYRSALEQGASLGTILAPMLLFIGVLVVGLVWAWRNGAVKWVKSPQANRRKTERQDA from the coding sequence ATGAGTGATTGGATTGCAATCGGTGCGATGGGTGTCGTCGCTGTCGGCTTACCATTAGTCATGATGGCTATGTCGGCGATGCTGCGCCCAAGCGTGCCGGAACAAGGAAAGAGTGCCACGTACGAGAGTGGTGAGGTGCCGACCGGCACGGCGCGCGTCCAGTTTAACATACAATACTACATGGTCGCGTTGCTGTTCGTCGTGTTCGACATCGAGACTGTCCTGATTTTCCCCTGGACAGTCATCTACCGCTCCGCTCTCGAACAAGGCGCGTCTCTGGGGACGATTCTCGCCCCGATGTTGCTGTTCATCGGTGTGCTCGTCGTCGGACTCGTCTGGGCGTGGCGCAACGGCGCCGTCAAGTGGGTCAAAAGCCCGCAGGCGAACCGTCGTAAGACAGAGAGACAAGACGCATGA
- the purE gene encoding 5-(carboxyamino)imidazole ribonucleotide mutase produces the protein MTTEQDLIDELHAQAAADHDPETTPDVGIIMGSDSDLDVMSGAHEALDTLGFGEQTDFDDAPDERFTYETYVVSAHRTPDLMYAYGETAKERGVEVIIAGAGGKSADLPNMTASIAYPLPVVGVPVQEKSVDSVIGMPTGAPIVAVDAGKSFNAALSAVQMLARGYPELEDRLVEYHEDLVADVAETSAKLHGLGVAGFRESTQ, from the coding sequence ATGACCACCGAACAGGACCTCATCGACGAACTCCACGCACAGGCCGCCGCTGACCACGACCCAGAGACGACGCCCGACGTCGGCATCATCATGGGGTCGGACTCCGACCTCGACGTGATGTCCGGCGCGCACGAGGCGCTCGACACGCTCGGGTTCGGCGAACAGACCGACTTTGACGACGCACCCGACGAGCGCTTCACCTACGAGACGTACGTCGTCTCCGCGCACCGCACGCCCGACCTGATGTACGCCTACGGAGAGACGGCCAAGGAGCGCGGTGTCGAAGTCATTATCGCGGGCGCGGGCGGGAAGTCTGCGGACCTCCCGAACATGACCGCGTCCATCGCGTACCCACTGCCCGTCGTCGGCGTCCCCGTCCAAGAGAAGTCCGTCGACTCCGTCATCGGCATGCCGACGGGCGCGCCAATCGTCGCCGTCGACGCCGGAAAGTCGTTCAACGCGGCGCTGTCGGCCGTCCAGATGCTCGCTCGCGGATATCCCGAACTCGAAGACAGACTCGTCGAGTACCACGAGGACCTCGTCGCGGACGTGGCAGAAACGTCGGCGAAGCTACACGGCCTCGGTGTGGCCGGATTCCGCGAATCAACTCAGTAG
- a CDS encoding 5-(carboxyamino)imidazole ribonucleotide synthase — MTVTVPGPTLGVVGGGQLGRMLGEAAAPLGVDIVVLDPTPDCPAAAVADQIVGDFTDPEAMAELAARADALTFEIELADPDLLDELAAKEGIDVHPSPDALRTIEDKLVQKRTFGEADIPIPPFHRVDDADDLRAALDEFGSVMLKARTGGYDGRGNVPVTDPEDAEAAIEEVGGPAMAEAFVDFERELSVIGVRGEGEIRTFPVGENVHEEEILRETVVPARTTDDVREEADRVAREVLSHLPGRGVFGIELFETSDGDVLVNEVAPRPHNSGHWTIEGALCSQFEQHVRAVLGWPLGATTQRAPTVSANILGTVEESQPARLAGLEPPLSEPGVSLHWYGKEEVRPLRKMGHLTAVDTGDDGSIESLLEHVRELRDGLHFD, encoded by the coding sequence GTGACCGTCACCGTACCCGGACCCACGCTCGGCGTCGTCGGCGGGGGCCAACTCGGCCGTATGCTCGGCGAGGCCGCCGCCCCACTCGGCGTCGACATCGTGGTTCTCGACCCGACACCTGACTGTCCCGCAGCAGCAGTTGCCGACCAAATCGTCGGGGACTTCACCGACCCTGAGGCGATGGCCGAACTCGCCGCGCGGGCCGACGCGCTGACGTTCGAAATCGAACTCGCGGACCCGGACCTGCTCGACGAACTCGCCGCCAAAGAGGGAATCGACGTCCACCCCTCGCCCGACGCGCTTCGGACCATCGAGGACAAACTGGTCCAGAAGCGGACCTTCGGCGAGGCCGACATCCCGATTCCGCCGTTCCACCGCGTCGACGACGCAGACGACCTGCGCGCCGCACTCGACGAGTTCGGGTCGGTCATGCTGAAGGCCCGAACCGGTGGCTACGATGGGCGCGGGAACGTCCCCGTCACCGACCCCGAGGACGCGGAGGCCGCCATCGAGGAAGTCGGCGGCCCGGCGATGGCCGAGGCGTTCGTGGACTTCGAGCGCGAACTCTCTGTCATCGGCGTCCGCGGTGAGGGTGAGATTCGCACCTTTCCCGTCGGCGAGAACGTCCACGAAGAAGAGATTCTCCGCGAAACCGTCGTCCCGGCACGGACGACAGACGACGTTCGCGAGGAGGCCGACCGGGTCGCGCGCGAGGTACTCTCGCACTTGCCCGGACGTGGCGTCTTCGGCATCGAACTGTTCGAGACGAGCGATGGCGACGTCCTCGTGAACGAAGTCGCACCTCGGCCGCACAACTCGGGACACTGGACTATCGAGGGTGCGCTCTGCTCGCAGTTCGAACAGCACGTCCGCGCCGTCCTCGGGTGGCCACTCGGCGCGACCACCCAACGCGCACCCACCGTGAGCGCGAACATCCTCGGCACTGTCGAGGAGTCCCAACCTGCGCGACTCGCTGGCCTCGAACCCCCGCTGTCCGAACCGGGTGTCTCACTCCACTGGTACGGCAAAGAAGAGGTTCGCCCGCTTCGGAAGATGGGCCACCTCACTGCCGTCGACACGGGTGACGACGGGAGCATCGAGAGCCTCCTCGAACACGTCCGCGAACTTCGAGACGGTCTCCACTTCGACTGA
- a CDS encoding flippase activity-associated protein Agl23, whose protein sequence is MSADTETELLTRSHALLAIVAAAAIALLVRVVSLGDRIFHWDEGRVGYWILRYHETGEFTYRPIIHGPFLPIVNDYVFAVLPATDFSARLPVAVVGALLPLSVWLFREHLRRDEMVALALFFAANPLLVYYSRFMRNDVLVAAFSFIALGFVVRAYDTGRLAYLIPAGASFATGAAAKENYVVYLLCFLGAAFLVFDHRLVARTSSGDSSRAILFAEVPESIADRLRTRGAGSLGSGAFRYAAGIVGGLAAFIVVFVFFYAPRPDLWNAFGNPAAFPGVVEAGTVGAVTEMVDSWIGGGHQSHEYLPYLKDFLETFVYGAPVLIVFALVGIVVDRYGVVTERLRWLVAFATYWGVVSIFGYPLATDIQAPWVVVHAVVPLAIPAAVGAAFVFRSARQAYDARDTVGIGLAALVVLASVGGVAAANVDYWNASTDEDKEILQWAQPENDLKTTLGDVERVAATNDGNDVLLYGTHPPDSDVTHFYVKNESNPLGGPSWHSRLPLPWYFEGADVVRTSSPPDAGVGNATADAPPVVVAYEWDRDELESELDGYVVRQHAFKLWNEDVVVFIDEDALDASTQLQS, encoded by the coding sequence ATGAGTGCTGACACTGAGACCGAACTGCTCACTCGGTCTCACGCCCTCCTCGCGATTGTCGCCGCCGCCGCTATCGCGCTCCTCGTCCGCGTCGTGAGCCTCGGTGACCGCATCTTCCACTGGGACGAAGGGCGCGTCGGCTACTGGATTCTCCGCTATCACGAGACGGGAGAGTTCACGTATCGACCCATCATCCACGGGCCGTTCTTGCCCATCGTCAACGACTACGTCTTCGCAGTTCTCCCGGCGACGGACTTCTCCGCGCGCCTCCCCGTCGCCGTCGTGGGTGCCTTGCTCCCGCTTTCGGTGTGGCTGTTCCGGGAACACCTTCGCCGCGATGAGATGGTCGCCCTCGCGCTCTTCTTCGCGGCCAACCCGCTTCTCGTCTACTACTCGCGGTTCATGCGCAACGACGTGCTCGTGGCGGCGTTCTCGTTTATCGCACTCGGGTTCGTGGTCCGCGCGTACGACACCGGCCGCCTCGCGTATCTGATTCCTGCCGGTGCGTCGTTCGCGACCGGTGCGGCCGCGAAAGAGAACTACGTCGTCTACCTCCTCTGTTTCCTCGGCGCGGCGTTCCTCGTCTTCGACCACCGACTCGTCGCCCGCACCTCGTCGGGTGACTCGTCGCGCGCAATTCTCTTCGCGGAGGTTCCCGAGAGTATCGCAGACCGCCTTCGCACACGCGGCGCGGGCAGTCTCGGGTCCGGTGCGTTCCGATACGCCGCCGGTATCGTCGGCGGACTCGCCGCGTTCATCGTCGTGTTCGTGTTCTTCTATGCCCCGCGACCGGACCTCTGGAACGCGTTCGGGAACCCGGCGGCGTTCCCCGGCGTCGTCGAGGCGGGGACTGTCGGTGCCGTCACCGAGATGGTCGATAGTTGGATTGGCGGCGGTCACCAGTCCCACGAGTACCTTCCGTACCTGAAGGACTTCCTCGAAACGTTCGTCTACGGCGCGCCAGTGCTCATCGTCTTCGCACTCGTCGGTATCGTCGTCGACCGGTACGGCGTCGTCACCGAGCGACTGCGATGGCTCGTCGCCTTCGCGACGTACTGGGGTGTCGTGAGCATCTTCGGCTACCCATTGGCGACTGACATTCAAGCGCCGTGGGTCGTCGTCCACGCCGTCGTCCCGTTGGCTATCCCCGCCGCGGTGGGTGCCGCGTTCGTCTTCCGCTCCGCACGGCAAGCCTACGACGCCCGCGATACGGTCGGTATCGGCCTCGCTGCACTCGTCGTTCTCGCGTCTGTCGGCGGTGTCGCCGCCGCCAACGTCGACTACTGGAACGCGTCCACAGACGAGGACAAAGAGATACTCCAGTGGGCACAACCCGAAAACGACCTGAAAACCACGCTGGGCGACGTGGAACGAGTCGCCGCGACGAACGACGGAAACGACGTGTTGCTCTACGGCACGCACCCGCCGGACAGCGACGTGACGCACTTCTACGTGAAAAACGAGTCAAATCCTCTCGGCGGACCGTCGTGGCACAGTCGCCTCCCGCTTCCGTGGTACTTCGAAGGTGCAGACGTGGTCCGAACGAGTAGTCCTCCAGATGCCGGCGTCGGAAACGCGACGGCAGACGCACCGCCCGTCGTCGTCGCCTACGAGTGGGACCGCGACGAACTCGAATCGGAACTCGACGGGTACGTCGTCCGCCAGCACGCGTTCAAACTCTGGAACGAGGACGTCGTCGTCTTCATCGACGAAGACGCACTCGACGCATCGACGCAGTTGCAGTCCTGA
- the ribH gene encoding 6,7-dimethyl-8-ribityllumazine synthase, producing MVSLGLVVARFNSSVTEQMEEAAHDAAAERDAEVAETIHVPGAYDSPLAADRLARRDDIDAVAVVGAIVTGDTDHDRVIADATARSLTEVSLDRDKPVTFGVSGPGMSGAEARERVSKGAEAVYAATEMVEALA from the coding sequence ATGGTCTCTCTCGGACTCGTAGTGGCCCGATTCAACTCGTCGGTCACCGAACAGATGGAGGAGGCGGCCCACGATGCCGCCGCCGAACGTGACGCCGAGGTGGCGGAGACGATTCACGTCCCCGGCGCGTACGACTCACCCCTCGCGGCGGACCGACTCGCCCGCCGCGACGACATCGACGCCGTGGCCGTCGTCGGCGCAATCGTCACCGGCGACACCGACCACGACCGAGTCATCGCCGACGCGACGGCGAGGTCGCTGACCGAGGTGTCGCTCGACCGTGACAAACCCGTCACGTTCGGCGTCTCCGGCCCCGGAATGAGCGGTGCCGAGGCACGCGAACGCGTCAGCAAAGGTGCGGAAGCGGTTTACGCCGCGACCGAGATGGTGGAGGCGTTGGCATGA
- a CDS encoding pyridoxal phosphate-dependent aminotransferase: protein MNFEFSERVGRVEPSATLAISNLASELEAQGEDVVDLSVGAPDFPTPENIVQAAKDAMDAGHTGYTSSNGIPALKEAIAEKLRGNGVDAEADEVIVTPGGKQALYETFQTLIDDGDEVVLLDPAWVSYEAMVKLANGSLKRVDLAPHDFRLEPALDELADTVSDETKLLVVNSPSNPTGGVFSDEALEGVRDLAVEHDIAVISDEIYERITYDGFEHTSLGSLDGMEDRTITINGFSKAFSMTGWRLGYLHAPSDLISQAGKLHSHSVSCAVNFVQHAGVEALSERTDDTVEEMREAFEGRRDMLVDLLAEHDVDVAVPKGAFYMMLPVDDDDQAWCEGAIQDAKVATVPGSAFNAPGYARISYAASEERLREAVERLAEHDYI from the coding sequence ATGAACTTCGAATTTAGCGAGCGCGTGGGACGGGTCGAACCCAGCGCCACCCTCGCCATCTCGAACCTCGCAAGTGAACTGGAAGCGCAGGGCGAAGACGTGGTCGACCTCTCGGTCGGCGCACCGGACTTCCCGACGCCGGAGAACATCGTCCAGGCCGCCAAAGACGCGATGGATGCCGGGCACACCGGCTACACGTCGTCGAACGGCATCCCGGCGCTCAAGGAAGCTATCGCGGAGAAACTCCGCGGCAACGGCGTCGACGCCGAGGCTGACGAAGTCATCGTCACGCCCGGCGGCAAACAGGCGCTCTACGAGACGTTCCAGACGCTCATCGACGACGGCGACGAAGTCGTCTTGCTGGACCCCGCGTGGGTGTCCTACGAGGCGATGGTCAAACTCGCCAACGGGTCGCTGAAGCGCGTCGACCTCGCACCGCACGACTTCCGTCTCGAACCCGCACTCGACGAACTCGCAGACACCGTCTCCGACGAGACCAAACTGCTCGTCGTCAACTCACCGTCGAACCCGACGGGTGGCGTCTTCTCCGACGAGGCACTCGAAGGTGTCCGTGACCTCGCCGTCGAACACGACATCGCCGTTATCTCCGACGAAATCTACGAGCGCATCACCTACGACGGATTCGAGCACACCTCGCTCGGTTCGCTCGACGGGATGGAAGACCGAACCATCACTATCAACGGCTTCTCGAAGGCGTTCTCGATGACTGGCTGGCGACTCGGCTACCTGCACGCGCCGTCGGACCTCATCTCGCAGGCGGGCAAGCTTCACTCGCATTCTGTCTCCTGTGCCGTCAACTTCGTCCAGCACGCCGGCGTCGAAGCGCTCTCCGAGCGTACCGACGACACCGTCGAAGAGATGCGCGAAGCGTTCGAGGGTCGCCGCGACATGCTCGTGGACCTCCTCGCCGAACACGACGTCGACGTCGCCGTCCCGAAGGGCGCGTTCTACATGATGCTCCCCGTCGACGACGACGACCAGGCGTGGTGTGAGGGCGCGATTCAGGACGCGAAGGTCGCAACCGTCCCCGGAAGCGCCTTCAACGCGCCGGGCTACGCCCGCATCTCCTACGCTGCGAGCGAAGAGCGCCTCCGTGAAGCAGTCGAGCGTCTCGCCGAACACGACTACATCTAA